The following are from one region of the Rhinoraja longicauda isolate Sanriku21f chromosome 3, sRhiLon1.1, whole genome shotgun sequence genome:
- the LOC144592147 gene encoding uncharacterized protein LOC144592147 gives MDPNIFARIDRLEKPLQEYYGRIIRKDSDKKEVKQALQSTLKKMLEFIHERDKLFANYFIQVGSVADGTKAEAIDELDVLIPLQKDKLQVAPVDHHLDLFEVNEHVGGEWRRLSHDETIFRLFHLVKEYKDLYYKHDHGFQARLLPLRSHVLTYSSGLNFDRGGPTNLINRRVER, from the exons ATGGATCCGAATATATTTGCAAGGATTGACCGATTAGAGAAGCCCCTGCAAGAATATTACGGAAGAATAATCAGGAAAGATTCAGACAAAAAGGAAGTAAAACAAGCTTTGCAGTCCACGCTGAAAAAGATGCTTGAATTTATTCATGAGCGGGACAAGTTGTTTGCAAACTACTTCATCCAAGTTGGGAGCGTCGCAGACGGAACCAAGGCAGAGGCAATTGATGAACTTGATGTCCTCATTCCCCTACAGAAGGACAAACTCCAGGTTGCCCCTGTTGATCACCATTTAGACCTGTTTGAAGTCAATGAGCATGTTGGTGGAGAGTGGAGACGGCTTTCTCACGATGAAACCATTTTCAGGTTGTTTCATTTGGTAAAGGAATACAAAGATCTTTACTACAAGCACGATCATGGCTttcaag cacgccttctgccactaagaagccatgtcctcacatattcttcggggttgaattttgacagaggaggtcccaccaacttaataaatagaagagttgagagatga